A DNA window from Stutzerimonas stutzeri contains the following coding sequences:
- a CDS encoding acyltransferase, whose translation MLSFLPAPLRGTFAGLFLALNTLFWCWPLFALSLLKLLLPIPAIQRRLRFGMHWLAESWIAVNSFWMDLVHPIEWDVQGLEQVDMHHSYLVTSNHQSWADILVLQYQLNRRMPFLKFFLKQELIWVPVIGLCWWALEFPFMKRFSKEYLAKYPEKRGEDLATTRKACERYRTNPVSVFNFLEGTRFTEDKHTEQASPYRYLLKPRAGGIAFVIDAMGEQLTALVNVTIHYPNGRPSFWDLLAGNIHRVVVRIEAQPIPSEFLGRNYDQDEPYRLAFQQWVNGLWTEKDGQLAQLHREFPVQP comes from the coding sequence ATGCTGAGCTTCCTCCCCGCCCCACTGCGCGGCACTTTTGCCGGCTTGTTTTTGGCGCTCAACACCCTGTTCTGGTGCTGGCCGCTGTTCGCCCTGTCCCTACTCAAGCTGCTGCTTCCCATTCCGGCCATACAGCGCAGATTGCGCTTCGGCATGCATTGGCTTGCCGAGTCTTGGATCGCGGTCAACAGTTTCTGGATGGATCTGGTTCACCCGATTGAATGGGATGTGCAGGGGCTCGAGCAGGTCGACATGCATCATTCGTATCTGGTCACCAGCAATCACCAGAGCTGGGCCGACATCCTCGTGCTGCAATACCAGCTCAACCGGCGGATGCCGTTCCTCAAGTTCTTCCTCAAGCAGGAGCTGATATGGGTCCCGGTGATCGGCCTGTGCTGGTGGGCGCTGGAGTTTCCGTTCATGAAACGCTTCAGCAAGGAGTACCTGGCCAAGTACCCCGAGAAGCGCGGCGAAGACCTGGCGACTACGCGCAAGGCTTGCGAGCGTTACCGGACCAACCCGGTGTCGGTATTCAACTTCCTCGAGGGCACGCGCTTCACCGAGGACAAGCACACCGAACAGGCGTCACCCTACCGCTACCTGCTCAAGCCGAGGGCTGGCGGCATCGCCTTCGTCATTGATGCCATGGGCGAACAACTGACGGCGCTGGTCAATGTCACCATCCACTACCCCAACGGCCGCCCCAGCTTCTGGGACCTGCTGGCCGGTAATATTCATCGGGTAGTGGTGCGAATCGAGGCGCAGCCGATTCCCAGCGAATTTCTTGGCAGAAATTACGATCAGGACGAGCCGTACCGGCTGGCCTTCCAGCAATGGGTCAACGGGCTGTGGACCGAGAAGGATGGGCAGTTAGCCCAGCTGCACCGGGAATTCCCAGTGCAGCCTTGA
- a CDS encoding glutathione peroxidase, which produces MSAFHQLVLPGLGGEELPLAQLGDQITLVVNVASQCGLTPQYAGLERLQQQYGARGFSVLGIPCNQFAAQEPGSDEEIRSFCTLNYGVSFPLSGKLEVNGPQRHPLYRLLAGEGADFPGDITWNFEKFLVGKDGRVLARFSPRTAPDDAALIQAIESALA; this is translated from the coding sequence ATGAGCGCATTCCACCAATTGGTGTTGCCAGGCCTGGGCGGTGAAGAATTGCCGCTGGCGCAGCTCGGCGATCAGATCACGCTGGTGGTCAATGTCGCCTCGCAGTGCGGGCTGACGCCGCAATACGCCGGCCTCGAGCGGCTGCAGCAGCAGTACGGTGCCCGCGGGTTCAGCGTGCTGGGCATACCGTGCAACCAGTTCGCTGCGCAGGAGCCGGGCAGTGACGAGGAGATCCGCTCGTTCTGCACCCTCAACTACGGCGTCAGCTTTCCGCTGAGTGGCAAGCTCGAGGTGAACGGTCCTCAGCGGCATCCGCTGTATCGGTTGCTCGCAGGCGAGGGCGCTGATTTTCCGGGCGACATCACCTGGAACTTCGAGAAATTTCTGGTCGGCAAGGATGGCCGCGTGCTGGCTCGGTTTTCGCCGCGCACCGCACCTGATGACGCCGCCCTGATTCAGGCGATCGAAAGCGCTCTGGCCTGA
- the folX gene encoding dihydroneopterin triphosphate 2'-epimerase yields the protein MPRLEPAMARIRVKDLRLRTYIGIKEEEILNRQDVLINLTMLYPAAEAVRENDIEQALNYRTITKAIIQHVEDNRFALLERLTQEILDLVMRYPQVCYAEVEVDKPHALRFAESVSITLAAHRD from the coding sequence ATGCCCAGACTGGAACCCGCAATGGCGCGCATCCGCGTCAAGGACCTGCGGCTGCGCACCTATATCGGCATCAAGGAGGAGGAAATCCTCAATCGCCAGGACGTGCTGATCAACCTGACGATGCTCTACCCGGCCGCGGAGGCCGTGCGCGAAAACGACATTGAACAGGCATTGAACTACCGCACCATCACCAAGGCGATCATCCAGCACGTCGAAGACAATCGCTTCGCCCTGCTCGAGCGGCTGACCCAGGAGATTCTCGACTTGGTCATGCGCTATCCGCAGGTGTGCTACGCCGAGGTGGAAGTCGACAAACCCCATGCGCTGCGCTTTGCCGAGTCGGTATCGATCACGCTGGCAGCCCATCGAGATTGA
- a CDS encoding DUF1244 domain-containing protein, which yields MNDQERTELEAAAFRRLVQHLRTRPDAQNIDLMNLAGFCRNCLSKWYKAAADDLEVEVSIDQAREEVYGMPYSEWKKRYQKEATAEQQATFDKAQKE from the coding sequence ATGAACGATCAAGAACGCACCGAACTGGAAGCCGCCGCCTTCCGTCGCCTGGTCCAGCACCTGCGCACCCGCCCCGATGCCCAGAATATCGACCTGATGAACCTCGCCGGCTTCTGCCGCAATTGCCTGTCGAAGTGGTACAAGGCCGCTGCGGATGATCTGGAGGTCGAAGTCAGCATCGACCAAGCCCGCGAGGAGGTGTATGGCATGCCATACAGCGAATGGAAGAAACGTTATCAAAAGGAAGCGACTGCCGAGCAGCAGGCCACTTTCGACAAGGCACAGAAAGAATGA
- a CDS encoding HopJ type III effector protein — MKDLKDFRASLRNSNHAFSETLAFIESAYDYQPSRFVNGTLENAAGENEGSCKTLGLSQLEGFTTEEALLAFGEHYQAVLANPNGSDHRNIRSLMETGLPGVHFDSQPITRKQ, encoded by the coding sequence ATGAAAGACCTGAAGGACTTCCGCGCCAGCCTGCGCAATAGCAACCATGCATTCAGCGAAACCCTCGCCTTCATCGAGAGCGCTTACGACTATCAGCCGAGCCGCTTCGTCAACGGCACGCTGGAAAACGCGGCTGGCGAGAACGAAGGCTCTTGCAAGACCCTCGGTCTATCGCAGCTAGAAGGATTCACCACCGAAGAAGCGCTGCTGGCGTTCGGCGAGCATTATCAAGCGGTACTGGCCAATCCGAACGGCAGCGATCACCGCAACATCCGCTCGCTGATGGAAACCGGCCTACCCGGCGTGCATTTCGATTCGCAGCCGATCACACGCAAGCAATAG
- the folM gene encoding dihydromonapterin reductase, producing the protein MHQAPILITGASQRIGLHCAERLLEDGLPVIVTYRRERDSIDRLRALGAQALQADFSDEAGIMTFINALKQRTDCLRAIVHNASEWRPDTPGEEAEAFRQLFQVHMLAPYLINLHCADLLRHGGPADIVHIGDDVTRKGSKKHIAYAASKAGLDNLTLSFAASLAPAIKVNGIAPALIQFNPDDDPEYRSKALAKSALGIEPGAEVIYQSLRYLLDNPYVTGTTLTVNGGRHLI; encoded by the coding sequence ATGCATCAGGCCCCGATTCTCATCACCGGAGCCAGCCAGCGAATCGGCCTGCACTGTGCCGAACGGCTGCTGGAAGACGGCCTCCCGGTTATCGTCACCTACCGCCGCGAACGCGACAGCATCGACCGGCTTCGCGCCCTTGGTGCCCAGGCGTTGCAGGCGGATTTCAGCGACGAAGCCGGCATCATGACCTTCATCAATGCTCTAAAGCAGCGGACCGACTGCCTGCGGGCGATCGTGCACAACGCCTCCGAATGGCGCCCTGATACGCCCGGGGAGGAGGCAGAGGCGTTCCGCCAACTGTTCCAGGTGCACATGCTCGCCCCTTACCTGATCAACCTGCACTGCGCCGATCTGCTGCGTCACGGCGGGCCGGCGGACATCGTGCACATCGGCGATGATGTCACCCGCAAAGGCAGCAAGAAGCACATCGCCTACGCGGCGAGCAAGGCGGGCCTGGATAACCTCACACTGTCCTTTGCCGCTAGCTTGGCGCCGGCCATCAAGGTCAACGGCATCGCGCCCGCGCTGATCCAGTTCAACCCGGACGACGACCCCGAATACCGCAGCAAGGCGCTGGCCAAATCCGCACTGGGCATCGAACCCGGCGCCGAAGTGATCTACCAGAGCCTGCGCTACCTGCTCGATAACCCCTACGTCACCGGCACCACACTGACCGTGAACGGCGGCCGCCACCTGATCTGA
- a CDS encoding PilZ domain-containing protein, protein MAEDTILSKDELSFIRKLMQRNGGNAPERAAGFRVDGGAHSNELLMQLAARANLSLHAEFEEFRMSFPIQLREDELHSLDLQLAPPVIYERGPTTRAWRLHLDEPLPLLENDGGESSLSVHELSPHGLLVDAGKHHKPPKHFHLRLALPDDTPLEIDAHRVRELKGGLAAYEVEYTQEKDAERIRSFLYRQHQRLHPDLQPELPADLV, encoded by the coding sequence ATGGCGGAAGATACGATACTCAGCAAAGACGAACTGTCCTTCATACGCAAGCTGATGCAGCGCAACGGCGGCAACGCGCCGGAGCGCGCAGCCGGCTTCCGGGTGGATGGCGGTGCGCATTCCAATGAGCTGCTGATGCAGCTGGCCGCAAGAGCCAACCTGTCGTTACATGCAGAATTCGAAGAATTCCGCATGTCGTTTCCGATCCAACTCCGCGAAGATGAGCTGCACAGCCTCGATCTGCAACTGGCGCCACCGGTGATCTACGAGCGCGGCCCGACCACCCGCGCCTGGCGCCTGCATCTGGACGAGCCGCTTCCCCTGTTGGAAAACGATGGCGGCGAAAGCTCGCTCAGCGTGCATGAGCTATCGCCCCACGGCCTGCTGGTTGATGCTGGCAAACATCACAAACCGCCCAAGCATTTCCACCTGCGTCTAGCCCTGCCAGATGACACGCCGCTGGAAATCGACGCCCATCGCGTTCGCGAGCTGAAGGGCGGGCTGGCGGCCTACGAAGTGGAATACACCCAGGAAAAGGACGCCGAACGCATCCGCTCCTTTCTCTACCGCCAGCACCAACGCCTGCATCCCGATTTGCAGCCTGAGCTGCCAGCCGATCTGGTGTAA
- a CDS encoding NADH:flavin oxidoreductase has protein sequence MTASVQALFQPFELGALRLPTRVVMAPMTRSFSPNGVPTADVVEYYRRRAASGVGLIITEGTTVGHVAANGYPHVPRFYGEDALAGWKAVVEAVHTAGGKIVPQLWHVGNVRRKGTEPEPDVVGYGPMEKQKDGQVVVHGMTKQDIDDVVQAFAQAARDAQAIGMDGVEIHGAHGYLVDQFFWEGSNQRTDEYGGSLANRSRFAVELIRAVRAAVGPEFPIIFRFSQWKQQDYTARLVQSAEELGEFLAPLAEAGVDIFHCSTRRFWEPEFEGSDLNLAGWTRQLTGKPTITVGSVGLDGEFLQFMVKTDKVAQPANIEGLLERLNKQEFDLVAVGRALICDPDWAVKVREGRMQDILPFSREALKTLA, from the coding sequence ATGACCGCCAGCGTACAAGCCTTGTTCCAGCCCTTCGAACTGGGCGCCCTCCGTTTGCCGACCCGTGTGGTCATGGCGCCCATGACCCGTTCGTTCTCGCCCAACGGCGTGCCCACCGCCGATGTGGTTGAGTACTACCGCCGTCGCGCGGCCTCCGGGGTCGGCTTGATCATCACCGAAGGCACCACTGTCGGCCACGTGGCAGCCAACGGTTATCCCCACGTGCCGCGCTTCTACGGTGAAGATGCGCTGGCTGGCTGGAAGGCTGTGGTTGAAGCGGTGCATACCGCCGGCGGCAAGATCGTTCCGCAGCTGTGGCACGTCGGCAATGTACGCCGCAAGGGCACCGAGCCGGAGCCGGACGTAGTCGGCTACGGCCCAATGGAGAAGCAGAAGGACGGGCAGGTCGTTGTGCACGGCATGACCAAGCAGGACATCGACGATGTGGTTCAGGCCTTTGCTCAGGCCGCACGCGATGCCCAGGCGATCGGCATGGACGGTGTAGAGATTCATGGTGCCCACGGCTACCTGGTCGACCAGTTCTTCTGGGAAGGCAGCAACCAGCGCACCGACGAGTACGGCGGTAGCCTCGCCAACCGCTCGCGCTTCGCCGTCGAATTGATCCGGGCCGTGCGCGCGGCGGTGGGACCTGAGTTCCCGATCATCTTCCGTTTCTCGCAGTGGAAGCAGCAGGACTACACCGCGCGCCTGGTGCAGTCGGCCGAAGAGCTTGGTGAGTTCCTGGCGCCGTTGGCGGAAGCCGGAGTGGACATCTTTCACTGCTCGACACGCCGCTTCTGGGAGCCTGAGTTCGAAGGCTCGGACCTCAACCTCGCCGGCTGGACCCGTCAGCTAACAGGCAAGCCGACCATAACCGTCGGCAGCGTCGGCCTGGACGGTGAATTCCTGCAGTTCATGGTCAAGACCGACAAGGTGGCGCAACCGGCCAATATCGAAGGCTTGCTGGAGCGTTTGAACAAGCAGGAGTTCGACCTGGTGGCCGTAGGCCGCGCGCTGATCTGCGATCCGGATTGGGCGGTTAAGGTCAGGGAAGGGCGGATGCAGGACATTCTGCCCTTTAGTCGCGAGGCGTTGAAGACACTGGCGTAG
- a CDS encoding TetR/AcrR family transcriptional regulator: MTNPARNDKRDLILSRGAQVMTRRGYHGTGVQEIVHAAGIPKGSFYHYFSSKEDFALQALDYIYAPRLERYQAALSECAIGPRQRVLDYYADLVAHFARKDKPEYHCFIGSLSFEMAELCPPIAHRLSEILAQSVELLAACLEQARSVGEIASCCDCPTLAEFISDAWEGALLRMKVSGGVAPLQVFYQQLERLLAPATENPPGREHPVTLINATGVDS, translated from the coding sequence ATGACCAATCCTGCACGCAACGACAAGCGCGACCTGATCCTCTCCCGAGGCGCTCAGGTAATGACCCGCCGTGGCTATCACGGCACCGGTGTACAGGAGATCGTCCATGCGGCCGGTATCCCGAAGGGTTCGTTCTATCACTACTTCAGCAGCAAAGAAGATTTTGCCCTGCAAGCGCTGGATTACATCTACGCCCCCCGACTGGAGCGCTACCAGGCCGCACTGAGCGAATGTGCAATCGGCCCGCGGCAGCGTGTGCTCGACTACTACGCCGATCTCGTTGCGCACTTCGCCCGCAAGGATAAGCCCGAATACCACTGCTTCATCGGCAGCCTGAGTTTCGAGATGGCCGAGCTGTGCCCACCCATTGCGCATCGGCTCAGCGAGATACTGGCGCAATCCGTCGAGTTGCTTGCTGCCTGCCTGGAGCAGGCGCGCAGCGTTGGCGAGATCGCCTCGTGCTGCGATTGTCCGACGCTGGCGGAATTCATAAGCGACGCCTGGGAAGGTGCTCTGCTGCGCATGAAAGTAAGCGGCGGCGTTGCCCCGCTGCAGGTGTTTTACCAGCAGCTCGAGCGCTTATTGGCGCCGGCTACAGAAAATCCGCCGGGGCGTGAGCACCCGGTTACCTTGATCAATGCCACAGGAGTCGATTCATGA
- the cysZ gene encoding sulfate transporter CysZ — MSVSALSGPQYLREGLRLVLSPGLRVFVILPLTVNVLLFFGLIWFAVGQFSGWVDTFMPNLPSWLAFLEYILWPLFVALVVLMVFFTFTMLANIIAAPFNGFLAEKVEVVVRGEDAAPPFSWAELLAMLPRTIGRELRKLAYFAPRALALLVLSFIPVLNLAAAPLWLLFGVWMMAVQYIDYPADNNKLSWSDMMGWLRQRRWQSLSFGAVTYAALLVPVLNLLIMPAAVAGATLFWVREGGPNRQLDRQG; from the coding sequence ATGTCCGTATCCGCCCTCTCCGGCCCGCAGTATCTGCGCGAAGGCCTGCGGCTGGTACTCAGCCCTGGGCTGCGTGTGTTCGTAATCCTTCCGCTGACGGTCAACGTGCTGCTGTTCTTCGGCCTGATCTGGTTTGCAGTCGGCCAATTCAGCGGCTGGGTCGACACCTTCATGCCCAACCTGCCGAGTTGGCTCGCCTTCCTGGAATACATTCTCTGGCCATTGTTCGTCGCGCTGGTCGTGCTGATGGTGTTCTTCACCTTCACCATGCTGGCCAACATCATTGCGGCGCCATTCAACGGCTTTCTGGCGGAGAAGGTCGAGGTGGTGGTACGCGGCGAAGATGCTGCGCCGCCGTTCAGCTGGGCCGAGCTGCTGGCGATGCTGCCGCGCACGATTGGTCGCGAACTACGCAAACTGGCCTACTTCGCGCCGCGTGCCCTGGCGTTGCTGGTGCTCTCGTTCATCCCCGTGCTTAATCTTGCTGCCGCGCCGCTATGGCTGCTGTTCGGCGTGTGGATGATGGCGGTGCAATACATCGACTACCCGGCGGATAACAACAAGCTGAGCTGGTCGGACATGATGGGCTGGCTGCGCCAGCGCCGCTGGCAGAGCCTGAGTTTTGGTGCAGTGACCTATGCGGCCTTGCTGGTGCCGGTGTTGAACCTGTTGATCATGCCGGCGGCGGTAGCCGGTGCCACGCTGTTCTGGGTTCGCGAAGGCGGCCCGAATCGGCAGCTCGATCGGCAAGGTTGA
- a CDS encoding acetate kinase — translation MSARNILVINCGSSSIKFALVNEAQATFPLQGLAECIGSPEAVIHFESAAGKESVRVPDADHQAALAQILPRVEEAAGGHLDGIGHRVVHGGEKFFASSLLNDETLAGIEANIQLAPLHNPANLSGIHAAINLFPELPQVGVFDTAFHQSMPEHAYRYALPEVLYKEHGVRRYGFHGTSHRYVSNRAAELAGVAPESSSWLVAHLGNGCSTCAVVNGESRDTSMGLTPLEGLVMGTRSGDVDPSLHNFLNKTLGWDLPKIDNMLNKESGLKGLSGLSNDMRTLAEARQAGHPGAVLAFEVFCYRLAKSLSAMACALPQLDGLVFTGGIGENSSAVRERTLDHLKLFGFKLDAEANARCTRGVAGEIQSEGSPRVMVVPTNEERQIALDTLALLDA, via the coding sequence ATGTCGGCTCGTAACATCCTGGTGATTAACTGTGGCAGCTCGTCGATCAAGTTCGCTCTGGTCAACGAAGCGCAAGCGACCTTCCCGCTCCAAGGCCTGGCTGAATGCATCGGCAGTCCGGAAGCCGTCATCCACTTCGAGAGCGCCGCTGGCAAAGAAAGCGTCAGGGTGCCCGACGCCGATCATCAGGCTGCTCTGGCCCAGATACTGCCTCGCGTGGAAGAAGCCGCTGGCGGCCATCTGGACGGCATCGGCCACCGTGTAGTCCATGGCGGAGAAAAATTCTTCGCATCTTCGCTGCTCAATGACGAAACCCTGGCCGGCATCGAAGCCAACATTCAGCTGGCACCGCTGCACAACCCGGCGAACCTGAGCGGCATCCATGCTGCGATCAACCTGTTCCCGGAGCTGCCGCAGGTGGGTGTGTTCGATACCGCCTTCCACCAGAGCATGCCCGAACATGCCTACCGCTACGCCCTACCGGAAGTGCTCTATAAAGAGCACGGCGTACGTCGCTACGGTTTCCACGGCACCAGCCACCGCTACGTCAGCAACCGCGCTGCCGAACTGGCTGGCGTTGCGCCTGAAAGCAGCAGCTGGCTGGTCGCGCACCTGGGTAATGGCTGTTCCACCTGCGCGGTAGTCAATGGCGAAAGCCGCGACACCAGCATGGGCCTGACGCCCCTCGAAGGCCTGGTGATGGGTACCCGCAGCGGTGACGTCGATCCGAGCCTGCACAACTTCCTGAACAAGACGCTGGGCTGGGACCTGCCCAAGATCGACAACATGCTCAACAAGGAAAGCGGCTTGAAGGGCCTGTCTGGTCTGTCCAACGACATGCGCACCCTGGCCGAAGCCCGCCAGGCTGGTCATCCGGGCGCCGTGCTGGCTTTCGAGGTGTTCTGCTACCGCCTGGCCAAGTCGCTGTCAGCCATGGCCTGCGCCTTGCCGCAGCTGGACGGCCTGGTATTCACCGGTGGTATTGGTGAGAACTCCTCAGCCGTACGTGAGCGGACCCTGGACCATCTCAAGCTGTTCGGCTTCAAGCTCGACGCTGAAGCCAACGCACGTTGCACCCGTGGTGTCGCGGGCGAGATTCAAAGCGAAGGCAGCCCACGTGTCATGGTGGTGCCAACCAACGAGGAGCGTCAGATCGCCCTCGACACGCTGGCCCTGCTGGACGCCTGA
- the pta gene encoding phosphate acetyltransferase gives MHTIFLAPTGFGGGLNSISLGLIRALENAGLKVGFFKPIAQPFPVDQGRERSCILVERTLNLTSPEPLPLEQVERQLADGEIDLLLEDVISHYQQVAVGKDVVVVEGMVPTRESNYTQRINTQLAKSLDAEVILIGAQGSDSLKRLAERIEIQAQLYGGAKDPKVLGVILNKVKTDEGLPAFLDSLKQHLPLLGSPEFQLLGAIPFSEELNALRTRDIAELLGAQVLNAGEADQRRVNKIVLCARAVPNTVQLLQSGVLVVTPGDRDDIILAASLASLNGEKLAGLLLCSDFAPDPRILELCKAALDGGLPVMTVETNSYDTANNLFGLNKETPADDIERATRVTDFIAKHLHPEFLHSRYSVPRGELRMSPAAFRYQLVKRAQNADKRIVLPEGNEPRTIRAAAICQERGIARCVLLAKPEEVQQIAREQGIILPASLEILDPDSIANRYVEPMCEMRKAKGLTPDDAREQLKDTVVLGTMMLALDEVDGLVSGAVHTTANTIRPALQLIKTAPGYSLVSSVFFMLLPDQVLVYGDCAVNPNPNATELAEIALQSAESAVALGVNPRVAMISYSTGSSGSGAEVEKVAEATRIAQGRAPELPIDGPLQYDAASVLSVGKQKAPNSKVAGQATVFIFPDLNTGNTTYKAVQRNANCLSVGPMLQGLAKPVNDLSRGALVDDIVFTIALTALQAANQKA, from the coding sequence ATGCATACAATCTTCCTCGCCCCTACCGGTTTCGGCGGCGGCCTCAATTCCATCAGCCTCGGCCTGATCCGTGCGCTGGAAAACGCCGGGCTGAAGGTCGGCTTCTTCAAGCCGATCGCCCAACCTTTCCCCGTTGATCAAGGCCGAGAGCGCTCCTGCATTCTGGTCGAGCGCACCCTGAACCTCACTTCGCCTGAGCCCCTGCCGCTGGAACAGGTGGAACGCCAGCTCGCCGATGGCGAGATCGATCTGCTGCTCGAAGACGTAATCAGTCACTACCAGCAGGTCGCGGTCGGCAAGGACGTGGTCGTCGTCGAAGGCATGGTGCCCACCCGGGAATCCAATTACACCCAGCGCATCAATACCCAGCTGGCCAAGAGCCTGGACGCTGAAGTCATCCTCATTGGCGCTCAGGGCAGCGACAGCCTCAAGCGCCTGGCCGAACGTATCGAGATCCAGGCGCAGCTCTACGGTGGCGCCAAGGACCCCAAGGTACTCGGCGTCATCCTCAACAAGGTCAAGACCGACGAAGGCCTGCCGGCTTTCCTCGACAGCCTGAAGCAGCACCTGCCACTGCTTGGCAGCCCTGAATTTCAGCTGCTCGGCGCGATTCCGTTCTCCGAAGAACTCAACGCACTGCGCACCCGTGATATCGCCGAACTACTGGGCGCGCAGGTGCTGAACGCCGGCGAAGCCGACCAGCGCCGCGTCAACAAGATCGTGCTGTGCGCGCGCGCCGTTCCGAACACGGTGCAACTGCTGCAATCTGGCGTTCTTGTGGTGACTCCGGGCGACCGCGACGACATCATCCTTGCGGCTAGCCTGGCCTCACTGAATGGCGAGAAGCTCGCCGGCCTGCTGCTGTGCAGTGACTTCGCACCGGACCCTCGTATTCTCGAGCTGTGCAAGGCCGCGCTGGATGGCGGCTTGCCGGTTATGACCGTGGAGACCAACTCCTACGACACGGCGAACAACCTGTTCGGCCTGAACAAGGAAACCCCGGCGGACGACATCGAGCGTGCCACGCGGGTTACCGACTTCATCGCCAAGCACCTGCATCCCGAGTTCCTGCACTCGCGTTACAGCGTGCCGCGCGGGGAATTGCGCATGTCGCCAGCAGCGTTCCGCTACCAGTTGGTCAAGCGTGCCCAGAATGCCGACAAGCGTATCGTGCTGCCGGAAGGCAACGAGCCGCGCACCATCCGCGCCGCCGCAATCTGCCAGGAGCGAGGCATTGCTCGCTGCGTGCTACTGGCCAAGCCGGAAGAAGTGCAGCAGATCGCTCGCGAGCAGGGCATCATCCTGCCGGCCAGCCTGGAGATCCTCGATCCGGACAGCATCGCCAATCGCTACGTCGAGCCGATGTGCGAGATGCGCAAGGCCAAGGGACTGACGCCGGACGATGCCCGTGAACAGCTGAAGGATACGGTCGTGCTGGGCACCATGATGCTCGCGTTGGACGAAGTGGACGGCCTGGTATCAGGCGCGGTGCACACCACAGCCAATACCATCCGCCCGGCTCTGCAGTTGATCAAGACCGCGCCGGGCTACAGCCTGGTGTCGTCGGTGTTCTTCATGTTGTTGCCGGACCAGGTACTGGTTTATGGCGACTGTGCCGTGAACCCCAACCCGAATGCGACCGAGCTCGCCGAGATCGCACTGCAAAGCGCCGAATCCGCCGTGGCCCTGGGCGTCAATCCGCGCGTGGCAATGATCAGCTACTCCACCGGCAGCTCCGGCAGCGGTGCGGAAGTGGAAAAAGTCGCCGAAGCCACCCGCATCGCCCAAGGCCGCGCGCCTGAGCTGCCGATCGACGGTCCGCTGCAGTACGACGCCGCCTCTGTGCTCAGCGTCGGCAAGCAGAAGGCACCAAACAGCAAGGTCGCCGGGCAAGCCACCGTGTTCATCTTCCCCGACCTGAATACAGGCAACACGACCTACAAGGCGGTGCAGCGCAATGCCAACTGCCTCAGCGTCGGCCCGATGCTGCAAGGCCTGGCCAAACCGGTCAACGACCTGTCCCGCGGTGCCCTGGTTGACGATATCGTCTTCACCATCGCGCTGACCGCACTGCAGGCCGCCAACCAGAAGGCCTAA
- a CDS encoding FKBP-type peptidyl-prolyl cis-trans isomerase, with the protein MLIAANKAVSIDYTLTNDAGEVIDSSAGGAPLVYLHGAGNIIPGLEKALEGKQGGDQLQVAIEPQDAYGEYSPELVATLNRAMFEGVDELEVGMQFHASGPDGGMQIVTIRDVEGDDVIVDGNHPLAGQRLNFDVKVVDVREASEEEVAHGHVHGEGGHHH; encoded by the coding sequence ATGCTGATTGCCGCTAACAAGGCTGTCTCCATCGACTACACACTCACCAACGACGCCGGTGAGGTGATCGACAGCTCGGCCGGCGGCGCGCCGCTGGTCTACCTGCACGGTGCAGGTAACATCATCCCGGGCCTGGAAAAGGCTCTCGAGGGCAAGCAGGGCGGCGATCAGCTCCAGGTTGCCATCGAGCCTCAGGACGCTTACGGCGAATACAGCCCCGAGCTGGTTGCTACCCTCAATCGCGCCATGTTCGAAGGCGTCGACGAGCTGGAAGTAGGCATGCAGTTCCATGCCTCCGGTCCTGACGGCGGCATGCAGATCGTTACCATCCGCGACGTGGAAGGTGATGACGTGATCGTCGATGGCAACCATCCGCTGGCCGGCCAGCGTCTGAACTTCGACGTCAAGGTCGTAGACGTGCGTGAAGCCAGCGAAGAAGAAGTGGCCCACGGTCACGTTCATGGCGAAGGTGGCCACCACCACTGA
- a CDS encoding flavodoxin, with protein MKVAILSASVYGTAEDVARHAEHQLKTAGFDTWHDPRAQLQQILDFAPEALLVVSSTTGMGELPDSFMPLYSTIRDQFPAWSGLPGGVIALGDASYGDTFCGGGELIRELYAELGVREVTEMLRLDASETVTPETDAEPWLEAFAAALRA; from the coding sequence ATGAAAGTCGCCATTCTTTCCGCAAGCGTCTACGGCACTGCCGAAGATGTCGCCCGTCACGCCGAACACCAGCTGAAGACTGCCGGTTTCGATACCTGGCACGATCCTCGTGCGCAGCTGCAGCAGATTCTCGACTTTGCGCCAGAAGCGTTGCTGGTGGTGAGCTCCACCACCGGCATGGGGGAGCTGCCAGATAGCTTCATGCCGCTGTACTCGACCATTCGCGATCAATTCCCTGCCTGGAGCGGGCTGCCTGGCGGCGTCATCGCGCTGGGCGACGCCAGTTACGGCGACACGTTCTGTGGTGGTGGAGAACTGATTCGCGAGCTCTACGCCGAGCTGGGCGTACGTGAGGTGACTGAGATGCTGCGTCTGGACGCCAGCGAGACGGTCACCCCGGAAACCGATGCGGAGCCATGGCTGGAGGCCTTCGCCGCCGCCTTGCGCGCCTGA